In Thermoanaerobaculia bacterium, a single genomic region encodes these proteins:
- the eno gene encoding phosphopyruvate hydratase, whose amino-acid sequence MFLIEEILGREILDSRGNPTVEVEVLLSGGSTGRFGVPSGASTGSREALELRDGDRKRFGGKGVQKAVGNVNGPIADELRGADARDQALIDRILIELDGTPDKSRLGANAILGASVACAKAAADEAGLPLYRYLGGAGAATLPVPMMNVVNGGAHADNKLDPQEFMICLRGFPSFAEALRAGAETFHALKAILKKKGLSTGVGDEGGFAPDVSSSREAIELIVKAIESAGHAPGKDVAIALDPAASEFFEKGKYRLEGEGKSLSTSGMIDYWEALVRDFPIVSIEDGLAEGDWEGWKEITRRLGSKILLVGDDVFVTNPSIVARGISEGVGNAVLIKLNQIGTLSETLETVSLAQRSRYATIISHRSGETDDDTIADLAVACGTGLIKTGSASRGERLSKYNRLLRIEDELAPAGRFAGANAFRR is encoded by the coding sequence ATGTTCTTGATCGAAGAGATCCTGGGGCGCGAGATTCTCGACTCGCGCGGAAATCCGACCGTGGAGGTCGAGGTCCTGCTCTCGGGCGGCTCGACCGGACGCTTCGGCGTGCCGTCCGGGGCATCGACCGGTTCGCGCGAGGCGCTGGAGCTCCGGGACGGCGACCGGAAGCGGTTCGGCGGCAAGGGCGTGCAGAAGGCGGTCGGGAACGTCAACGGCCCGATCGCCGACGAGCTTCGCGGCGCCGACGCGCGGGACCAGGCTCTGATCGACCGGATCCTGATCGAGCTCGACGGCACGCCCGACAAGTCCCGGCTCGGCGCCAACGCGATCCTCGGCGCCTCGGTCGCCTGCGCGAAAGCGGCGGCGGACGAGGCGGGGCTCCCGCTCTACCGCTATCTCGGCGGGGCGGGCGCCGCGACCCTGCCGGTCCCGATGATGAACGTCGTCAACGGCGGCGCACACGCCGACAACAAGCTCGATCCCCAGGAGTTCATGATCTGTCTCCGCGGCTTCCCGTCGTTCGCGGAAGCGCTCCGGGCGGGCGCCGAGACGTTCCACGCCCTGAAGGCGATCCTGAAGAAGAAGGGACTCTCGACCGGCGTCGGCGACGAGGGCGGATTCGCCCCCGACGTCTCCTCGTCGCGCGAGGCCATCGAGCTGATCGTCAAGGCGATCGAGTCGGCGGGGCACGCGCCGGGGAAGGACGTCGCGATCGCGCTCGATCCGGCGGCCTCGGAATTCTTCGAGAAGGGGAAATACCGGCTCGAAGGGGAAGGCAAGTCGCTTTCGACGTCGGGGATGATCGACTACTGGGAGGCGCTCGTGCGGGACTTTCCGATCGTCTCGATCGAGGACGGCCTCGCCGAAGGGGACTGGGAAGGCTGGAAGGAGATCACCCGGCGGCTCGGGTCGAAGATCCTCCTCGTCGGCGACGATGTCTTCGTGACCAATCCCTCGATCGTCGCGCGCGGCATCTCCGAAGGCGTCGGCAACGCCGTGCTGATCAAGCTGAACCAGATCGGGACGCTCTCCGAAACCCTCGAAACGGTCTCCCTTGCGCAGCGGTCGCGGTACGCCACGATCATCTCGCACCGGAGCGGCGAAACCGACGACGACACGATCGCGGATCTCGCGGTCGCGTGCGGAACGGGCTTGATCAAGACGGGATCGGCGTCGCGGGGAGAGCGGCTTTCGAAGTATAATCGGCTCCTGAGGATCGAAGACGAGCTCGCGCCGGCCGGCCGTTTCGCCGGAGCGAATGCCTTCCGCCGATGA
- a CDS encoding septum formation initiator family protein, which translates to MKQDAATAPAPRPAPNPLKTFAISLFFSALAFALLLLGDRGTDAWRKAQADSRALKAQVAELEAGNAAIAARIENAEHNSFELEKDARERMGLVKPDEIVFLLPPPPAAGPRAAAPAAPPPTAAK; encoded by the coding sequence ATGAAACAAGACGCCGCGACCGCACCCGCACCCCGGCCCGCTCCTAACCCCCTCAAGACGTTCGCCATTTCGCTCTTTTTTTCGGCGCTCGCGTTCGCGCTCCTCCTGCTGGGGGATCGCGGCACGGACGCGTGGAGGAAAGCCCAGGCGGATTCGCGCGCGTTGAAGGCGCAGGTCGCCGAGCTCGAAGCGGGAAACGCGGCGATCGCCGCGCGCATCGAGAACGCCGAGCACAACTCGTTCGAGCTCGAGAAAGACGCGCGCGAGCGGATGGGGCTCGTCAAGCCGGACGAGATCGTGTTCCTTCTTCCGCCTCCGCCGGCCGCCGGACCCCGGGCGGCGGCTCCCGCGGCGCCCCCGCCGACGGCCGCGAAGTAG